The Chitinivibrio alkaliphilus ACht1 region TTGCATCTTTGGTAAAGAAGTTCAAGAAGTAGCATGTGCCCTGATCCCCATGGCCGCCGTCTTATTTCTGCGGGCAAAATCGGACGTCCTTCGGGGCTCCGTGGGGCCCTGAACTTTTTTCCGTACGGGAATACACGAATTATTTCTCGCCCTCCGGTTACTGTGTGGGTTGGTCGAAATTCCGAGGCCGTGCGTGAGGAACGAATGGTTCAGGTTCAGGAGCGTTCATCCAAATGGATGATTCGCTTAGAAGGGGTTGAGGATCGAGATGCTGCCGAAGGGTATAAGAATCTCTCTGTCTTTGTACCCGAAGAAGATTTGCCTGATCGAGAGGATGGAGAATACTACTTTTACCAATTACGCGGCATGCGTGTCCTTTCCGAGACCGGAGGGGTACTTGGTAATGTTTGTGAGGTGTATGATTTGCCCACGACACAGGCTTTAGAAATTGATGTGGTGCATCGGGGAAAGATCTTGGTTCCCTTTCGGGATGAATGGGTGTGTTCCGTGTCCCTTGAGTCGGCAACAATTGTTGTCGATGCAGCAAAGTTAAAAGAATTGTTTTAGCGTGTTCTTTGATATTTTAACACTGTTTCCGGAGATGTTTACCGGAGTGTTTGAGGAGAGTATTCTCAAGCGTGCCCGAGAGCGAAATCTTGTGTCCATTGCGACGCATGATATTCGTGCTTTTAGTGAGAATAAGCATCGAAAGGTCGATGATTACCCCTATGGGGGAGAAGCGGGGATGCTGATGCGTCCCGAGCCGGTCTGCCGAGCCGTTGAATACTGCAAAGCGGAGCGGGAGGGATATAATCCGACGGTGGTGTTTTTGACGCCCCGTGGAGAGCCCTTTTCTCATACGGTGGCCTATGAGCTTGCTGAAACAGATGGTCTTGTTCTTCTCTGCGGGCATTATAAAGGTATAGACGAGCGTGCCGTCTCCACCTGTGTGGATCGTGAAATATCCCTCGGGGATTTTGTCCTTTCAGGCGGAGAAATAGGTGCCATGGCCATAGTTGATGCCGTGTCACGGCTTTTACCGGGAGTCTTGGGAAACAGCCAGAGCGCGTCCCTTGATTCTCATTACGATGGGTTGTTGAGTGCGCCCGCGTATACTCGTCCCGAAGAATATAAGGGGTTGCGTGTTCCTGAAATTCTGTTAAGTGGGCACCATAAAAAAATTGCAGAATGGAAACAGCACGTTTCTCAGGAACTAACAAAAAAACGACGCCCCGATTTATGGGATGCGTATAGACAGAAAATGGAAAATGGAGGTTTGTAATATGGATAGAATTCAACAGATCGAAAAAGAAATGCTTACCGATAATCATGCCCTTGATTTTCGTTCCGGCGATGTCGTCAACGTAGGGTATCAGATTAAAGAGGGTAGCAAAGTGCGGACGCAGTTTTATCGTGGCACCGTTATTCAACGCAAAGGGTCCGGTATGGCGGAGACTTTTACCGTTCGTAAGGCATCTGCCAACGGTATTTTCGTAGAGCGGATTTTTCCGATCCACTCACCACTTATCGAATCAATTGAAGTTGTAACACGTGGTAAAGTGCGTCAATCTCGGATTTATTACTTGCGGGATCGTATTGGTAAAGCTGCTCGTGTACGAGTGCGTGATATCAATAAGAAAAATTAAGGTACAGGGGAAGCAAAGGCTTCCCTTTTATTTATGAAGCAGGAACATAAACATATCGGTGACTATCGCCCCAATGTCTGTGCCGTTATTCTTCACCCAATGCGGGATGATGCGGTTCTCCTCTGCCATAGGAAAGATTTTCTTATGGAGCAGGGGTGGCAGTTTCCTCAAGGCGGGTATGATGAAGACAAAGATCTCATCGAAGAAATGAAGCGTGAATTGCGTGAAGAGATTTCCACCGACGCTGTTGAGGTGCTACAGATGAGCGCCGAGGAGTATTTTTATGCCTTTCCCTCATCGTCACACCCGAAACGGGATCGGTATTTAGGGCAGCGGCAACGATGGGTGTTGTGTCGCTTTGTCGGCCAAGAGAGTGATATCTCTGTTGAAACGAAGGTGCCTGAGTTTGACGAGTGGAAGTGGGCTTCACCCCACGAAGCGGCACGGTCGATTGTTGAGTTTAAGAAAACCAATTATTACGCAGCCCTGCGTGAGTTTGGTCTCATTGAGTAACTAATTTTATCCTTTTAAAAAAACTATTTCCCTTTAGCTTTGCATTTTGTATTTACAAGGTAAAGATTGATTACCGAGGAGTACAAATGACCAAAAGAAACTATCTTTCCATTGTATTGGTTGGATCGGCTGGGCAGGGCATCCAGACTGTTGAAAAGGGCCTTGCTACGCTCTTGAAAAAAGCGGGCTATGCCGTATTTACCAATAAAGAGTATATGTCTCGGGTACGGGGAGGAGTGAATTCTACCCAGCTCATCGTCTCTTCGACAAACCGCCGTTGTTTTCATGATACCACTGATGTAGCTGTGCTTTTTACCCCCGATGGATATGAACATATTGCGCACCGGCTTCAGGATAGCACTGTCGTGCTTGCCGATGCTTCGTTACATGAACAGCTTCCTGAGTCTGTGACTTCTGTTCCTTTTTTAGACTATGCCAAGGAAGCAGGCAGTAAACTGTATCAAAATAGTGTCGCAATAGGCCTTATTGCAGGTCTGCTTTCTTTGAAGAAAGAGGCTCTTGAAGCACAAGTGACAGCGGCGTTTGCGGCAAAGGGAGAATCGGTGCAGAAGGGCAACCGTGAGGCTGCTCAACGAGGGTATGAAGAGGCGCAGGGAATTTCCCTGCCGGAACCATTTCCTCGTATTACTCCGGGGCCCTATGGAAAATCCCTCTTTATTGGAGGAAGTGAAGCGCTTGGTCTTGGAGCTATTGCTGGGGGCTGCTCGTTTATTTGCTCCTATCCTATGTCGCCGGGGACTGGTCTGTTGACTACCTTGGCAAAGTACTCTCACACCTTTAATATTGCTGTTGAGCAGGTTGAAGATGAAATTGCCGCAGTGAACATGGCGGCGGGGGCGTGGTATGCTGGTGCGCGAACCGTTGTTACCACATCCGGTGGTGGATTTGCTCTAATGACTGAAGGGATTAGCCTTGCAGGCATTATGGAATTACCCTTGGTGGTTAATATCTCTATGCGCCCCGGACCAGCAACAGGATTGCCAACACGTACCGAACAAGGTGATTTGAATCTTGCTGTGTATGCAGGGCACGGAGAATTCCCACGGATTGTTTATGCTCCTCGTGATACGCAACAAGGGTTTGACTTGGCCAAGAGAGCCATGGAAGACGCTGATGCATGTCAGGTTCCTGTTATTCTGCTTACTGATCAGTATTTTATGGATGGTATGGAGACCTTGGATCAAGATCTTGATACGCACGGCTATGATACGCAGCACATTGTTGAAACGGATCCGTCTTATAAACGATACGCCCTCGGTAATTCAGTAGTCTCTCCGCGCGGTATCCCCGGGTATGGCACAGGAATTGTCTGCTGTGATAGTGATGAGCATACAGAAGAGGGGTATATTACAGAGAGTATGTCTGTTCGGTGTAGCATGATGGATAAACGTATGGCAAAGCACGCACTCTGTCAAAAGCGAATACCCGCACCGGAACTTCTCAAAAGCACAGCGAGGAAAAAGCTCCTTGTATCGTGGGGCACGAACTATCACGTTGTCCGCCATGCCCTTGAAGAGTATGACGGCGATGATATCGATTTTCTCCATTTTAGTTGTGTATACCCCTTGCCGGAGAATCTTTCTGAGCTTCTTTCCGGCTATGATGTCACGGCAGTACTTGAGAATAATTATACTGCGCAATTTGCCCGGTTGATACGTGGAGAAACGGGACATTCCTTCGATACTGAAATTTTGCAGTATGATGGCCAGCCCTTTTCTGTGGAACATGTAACCGCGGCACTTAAAAACCTTGGTAAGGAGGAGCAATGAATAAAGACGTTTTTGATAAAAAAGATATAGATATTTCGTGGTGTCCCGGATGTGGTAATTTTAAAATTTTAGACATGCTGAAACAGACCTTTGCCGAATTAGATATTCCTCCGAACAAGCTTGTTGTTGCTTCGGGGATTGGTCAAGCACCGAAGACACCACAGTATTTCAATACCAATATGTTTAACGGGTTACACGGAAGAGCCTTAAGTTCTGCCACGGGGATTCAGGCGGCAAACCCGGAGCTGACTGTGGTTGCCCAGGGTGGTGATGGTGATATGTATGGTGAAGGGGGGAATCATTTTCTCCATACCATCCGGAGAAATCCTGATATTGTACACATTGTACATAACAATATGGTGTATGGATTGACAAAGGGGCAGGCCTCTCCAACCAGCGCCGTGGGATTTACCACATCTGTGCAGGTTGATGGGGTACATGAAGAGCCTGTGAATCCAATTGCAGTTGCTATTGCGCAGAATGCTTCTTTTGTAAGTCGTGCATTCTGCGGCCATGTTGAAGAGACAAAAGAGATTTTAAAACAAGCCATAGCTCATAAGGGCTACGCCTTGGTAGATCTCCTGCAAAACTGTGTTACCTTTAATAAGACAAACACCTTTAAGTGGTTTAAGGACATGACGTATTACGTTGAAGATTCTTACGATCCCTCTGATCGTGCTGCTGCCTTTGCTCGAGCTACGGAGAATGAAAAGCTTGCCCTTGGTGTGCTCTATCGTCGAAAGACGCCTCCAGCACCGTTTCATACGCATTTGCACCCTCATGCAGCGGGAGAGACACCCTTGTATAGGCATCGCTATGAAAAAGCAAAAATGGATGCATTATTAGATGGCTCCTATAGATAAGGGTGAAATCTATGAAGTATCTCCGGTAGGGTATATTTCGTGCAGCCAGTATTATCGGTATCAGCAACCTCGTCAAGGGGTGCATGCGGATAATACCGGAACGATCCATCTCTACCGGGGCTATAATTATGAGCAAGCTCTGTGCGATCTTGCAGGGTTTTCTCATATTTGGGTTCTCTA contains the following coding sequences:
- the rimM gene encoding ribosome maturation factor RimM (Essential for efficient processing of 16S rRNA); this translates as MCPDPHGRRLISAGKIGRPSGLRGALNFFPYGNTRIISRPPVTVWVGRNSEAVREERMVQVQERSSKWMIRLEGVEDRDAAEGYKNLSVFVPEEDLPDREDGEYYFYQLRGMRVLSETGGVLGNVCEVYDLPTTQALEIDVVHRGKILVPFRDEWVCSVSLESATIVVDAAKLKELF
- the trmD gene encoding tRNA (guanosine(37)-N1)-methyltransferase TrmD, with the translated sequence MFFDILTLFPEMFTGVFEESILKRARERNLVSIATHDIRAFSENKHRKVDDYPYGGEAGMLMRPEPVCRAVEYCKAEREGYNPTVVFLTPRGEPFSHTVAYELAETDGLVLLCGHYKGIDERAVSTCVDREISLGDFVLSGGEIGAMAIVDAVSRLLPGVLGNSQSASLDSHYDGLLSAPAYTRPEEYKGLRVPEILLSGHHKKIAEWKQHVSQELTKKRRPDLWDAYRQKMENGGL
- the rplS gene encoding 50S ribosomal protein L19 codes for the protein MDRIQQIEKEMLTDNHALDFRSGDVVNVGYQIKEGSKVRTQFYRGTVIQRKGSGMAETFTVRKASANGIFVERIFPIHSPLIESIEVVTRGKVRQSRIYYLRDRIGKAARVRVRDINKKN
- a CDS encoding RNA pyrophosphohydrolase; this translates as MKQEHKHIGDYRPNVCAVILHPMRDDAVLLCHRKDFLMEQGWQFPQGGYDEDKDLIEEMKRELREEISTDAVEVLQMSAEEYFYAFPSSSHPKRDRYLGQRQRWVLCRFVGQESDISVETKVPEFDEWKWASPHEAARSIVEFKKTNYYAALREFGLIE
- a CDS encoding 2-oxoacid:acceptor oxidoreductase subunit alpha encodes the protein MTKRNYLSIVLVGSAGQGIQTVEKGLATLLKKAGYAVFTNKEYMSRVRGGVNSTQLIVSSTNRRCFHDTTDVAVLFTPDGYEHIAHRLQDSTVVLADASLHEQLPESVTSVPFLDYAKEAGSKLYQNSVAIGLIAGLLSLKKEALEAQVTAAFAAKGESVQKGNREAAQRGYEEAQGISLPEPFPRITPGPYGKSLFIGGSEALGLGAIAGGCSFICSYPMSPGTGLLTTLAKYSHTFNIAVEQVEDEIAAVNMAAGAWYAGARTVVTTSGGGFALMTEGISLAGIMELPLVVNISMRPGPATGLPTRTEQGDLNLAVYAGHGEFPRIVYAPRDTQQGFDLAKRAMEDADACQVPVILLTDQYFMDGMETLDQDLDTHGYDTQHIVETDPSYKRYALGNSVVSPRGIPGYGTGIVCCDSDEHTEEGYITESMSVRCSMMDKRMAKHALCQKRIPAPELLKSTARKKLLVSWGTNYHVVRHALEEYDGDDIDFLHFSCVYPLPENLSELLSGYDVTAVLENNYTAQFARLIRGETGHSFDTEILQYDGQPFSVEHVTAALKNLGKEEQ
- a CDS encoding thiamine pyrophosphate-dependent enzyme, with protein sequence MNKDVFDKKDIDISWCPGCGNFKILDMLKQTFAELDIPPNKLVVASGIGQAPKTPQYFNTNMFNGLHGRALSSATGIQAANPELTVVAQGGDGDMYGEGGNHFLHTIRRNPDIVHIVHNNMVYGLTKGQASPTSAVGFTTSVQVDGVHEEPVNPIAVAIAQNASFVSRAFCGHVEETKEILKQAIAHKGYALVDLLQNCVTFNKTNTFKWFKDMTYYVEDSYDPSDRAAAFARATENEKLALGVLYRRKTPPAPFHTHLHPHAAGETPLYRHRYEKAKMDALLDGSYR